The Lasioglossum baleicum chromosome 15, iyLasBale1, whole genome shotgun sequence genome has a segment encoding these proteins:
- the LOC143216359 gene encoding endocuticle structural glycoprotein SgAbd-2, producing the protein MIVSTILHAITGKSRKASRVPVMCVRAIFLLNMVCMALAADKPIPIVSQSQDISPDGSFSTKWETGNGIAVQEEGILKNPGQKDSEAEEVRGTASWTAPDGTKINLGWLANENGATFQGAHLPTPPPPQPIPPLIQRALDWLATHPDNDEKNRL; encoded by the exons ATGATCGTCAGTACGATTTTGCACGCGATAACTGGAAAATCGAG GAAAGCTTCTCGAGTCCCTGTCATGTGCGTTCGTGCGATCTTCCTTTTGAACATGGTGTGCATGGCGTTAGCGGCGGACAAACCGATTCCAATCGTCAGTCAAAGCCAGGACATCAGCCCGGACGGCAGTTTCTCGACgaaatgggagactgggaatGGGATCGCCGTTCAAGAGGAAGGTATCTTAAAAAATCCTGGCCAGAAGGACTCGGAGGCCGAAGAGGTTCGTGGCACAGCCTCGTGGACCGCGCCAGACGGCACCAAAATTAACCTCGGTTGGCTGGCCAACGAAAATGGAGCCACTTTCCAGGGCGCGCATTTACCAACGCCGCCCCCGCCCCAACCGATACCGCCGCTCATCCAACGCGCCTTGGACTGGCTGGCCACTCACCCCGACAATGACGAGAAGAATAGATTGTAA
- the Cpr22 gene encoding cuticular protein 22: MYTSLVAVITLASCVAAAPAPADEVIPIVSQSQEGPNPDGSYKWNYEAGNGIKAQEEGQLENAGQENEAMKAEGSFSYPGDDGQQISLTYVANADGFQPQGAHLPTTPEIPPLIKKALEWIAAHPSKEDQNQV, translated from the exons ATGTATACGTCACTG GTAGCCGTGATCACGTTGGCTAGCTGCGTGGCAGCGGCCCCAGCCCCGGCAGATGAGGTGATCCCAATTGTCAGTCAGAGCCAAGAGGGTCCTAACCCGGACGGTTCGTACAAATGGAACTACGAGGCTGGGAACGGGATCAAGGCTCAAGAAGAGGGTCAGTTGGAGAACGCGGGCCAGGAGAACGAAGCGATGAAGGCTGAGGGCAGCTTCAGCTACCCCGGCGACGACGGCCAGCAGATCTCGTTGACATACGTCGCGAATGCTGACGGATTCCAACCCCAAGGAGCCCACCTGCCCACCACACCTGAGATCCCGCCTCTGATCAAAAAAGCACTCGAATGGATAGCGGCGCACCCCTCGAAAGAAGACCAGAACCAGGTGTAA